A segment of the Pseudomonas serboccidentalis genome:
GCACGCTGTCGTCGCTGCCGACTGCCACGATAAGTGCACCGCGCCGACTCTTCAGATTGACCAGATCGCCCGGCTGCAAGCGATGTCGGCGCATTTCGTCCGGATGCAGGCTTAACACCGCTTCGCTGACATGCCCGAACAATTGCGCAGCGGTGCCGGTGCGGCTCATGCCGTGCCATTGATCGCGCAGGCGTCCGGTGATCAGGGTCAGCGGAAACCGCGCATCCCGTTGTTCTTTGGCGGCGCGGTAGGGATCGGTGATGAACTGCGCGCGACCACTGGCCGTAGGAAATATCCCGTCGCCATACAGGCGCGCAGTGCCTTGCCGGGCGCCGGTGGAGAAGGGCCATTGCTGCGGCCCCAACTCGTCGATCAATTGATGGCTGATGCCTGACAAGTCCAGGTCGCGCCCACGGGTCAGTTGCTTGTATTCATCAAACAGCTGCGCCGGTTGCTCGAAGGCAAACAGACTCGGCTGTTGCGGGCGCAGACGTTTCTCCAGTCGCTGTGCGAAATCCACGGTGATCGCCCAGTCCGACCGCGCTTCACCCGGTGGGAGAATGGCCTGTCGCACGTGGGAAATTCGCCGTTCGGAGTTGGTCACCGAACCTTCCTTTTCACCCCAACTGGCAGCGGGCAACAACAGGTCGGCGAAGGCGGCGGTTTCGGTGGTACGAAAGGCTTCCTGCAACACTACGAACGGGCAGGCCTGGAGCGCCTCGCGAACGGCGTGTTGATCAGGCATCGATTGAGCAGGGTTGGTGCAGGCAATCCACAGCGCCTTGATCTGGCCGCTGCGCACGCGCTCGAACAGCTCAATCGCACTCAGACCGGTGCTTTCGGGCAGTTGATCGACACCCCAATAAGCCGCCACTTCGGCGCGGTGCTCGGGATTGGCTGCGTCACGATGGCCGGGCAGCAAATTGGACAGGCTGCCGGTTTCCCGCCCACCCATGGCATTCGGCTGACCGGTCAACGAGAAAGGTCCTGCGCCCGGGCGACCGATTTGCCCGGTGGCCAAGTGCAGGTTGATCAGCGCGCTGTTTTTCGCGCTGCCGGCCGTGGACTGATTCAGGCCCATGCACCACAACGACAGGAAACTTGGCGAGGTGCCCACCCATTCGGCACATTGCTGCAATTGCTCGACACTGATCCCGCACAGTTGCGACACCATCTGCGGAGTGTAGTCGCGCACCAGGTTTTTCAGCTCGGGCAAACCCTCGGTGTGCGCCTTGATGAAGTCGCGGTCGATCCAGTCTTCCCACAACAACAGATGCAAAATCCCATGGAACAACGCGACGTCGGTGCCGGGCAGAATCGCCAGATGCAGGTCCGCGAGGTCGCAGGTGTCGGTGCGCCGGGGGTCGATGACGATGACTTTCATCTGTGGACGGCGGGATTTTGCCTCTTCCAGACGCCGGAAAAGTACCGGGTGGGCGTAGGCCATGTTACTGCCGGCGATCATCACGCAATCGCTCAGTTCCAGGTCCTCGTAGCTGCACGGCGGGGCATCGGCGCCGAGGCTGCGTTTGTAGCCGACCACCGCTGACGACATGCACAGCCGTGAATTGCTGTCGATGTTGTTGGTGCCAACCAGCGCCCGGGCGAGCTTGTTGAAGGCGTAATAGTCCTCGGTCAGCAACTGGCCGGAGATGTAGAACGCCACACTGTCCGGGCCATGTTCGGCGAGGGTCTCGGCGAACACGTTGGCGGCGTGTTCCAGTGCGCTGTCCCAGTCAGTACGGCTGCGCGCCAGGCCTTTGCCCAGGCGCAATTCCGGGTACAGCGCGCGTGCCGCGAGGTCGCCGGTCAGGTGCAGGGTCGAGCCTTTGCTGCACAGTTTGCCGAAGTTGGCCGGATGCGCCGGATCGCCGCTGACGCCGAGGATGCGCTCGCCGTCATGTTCGATCAGCACGCCGCAGCCGACCCCGCAATAGCAGCAGGTCGAGGCGGTCGTCTGGCGGTTCATCAGACGGCATCCCGCAGGGCCAATTGCACGCGACCGTTCTCGACCCGCGCCGGGTGGTGATGGGCGCAGCCGATGTCCGGTGCCTGGGCTTCACCGGTTTGCAGGTCGATCTGCCAGTTGTGCAGCGGGCAGGCCACGCGTTTGCCGTAGATCAACCCCTGTGACAACGGCCCGCCTTTGTGTGGGCAGCGGTCGTCGAGTGCGAAAACCTCGTCGTCACTTGTACGAAAAATCGCGATGTCACCTTTTGGCCCGGCGATGATCCGCGAACCGAGGGCATTGATCTCTTCCAGGGCACAGATATCGAGCCAGTTCATGCCGGCACCTCCAGGTTTTTCACAGGGATCACATCGAATTCTTTCTTCAGTTGCGGCTGCGCCAGACGCTCTTTCCACGGGTCCTGTTCGAACGACAGGGAGAACTGCAGGCGTTCGTTCAGAGCCTTGCGGCGCTCGGGGTCTTCGAGCACGGCTTTCTTGATGTGCTCCATGCCGACCCGTTGCAGGTAGTGCACGGTGCGTTCGAGGTAGAAGGCTTCTTCGCGATACAGCTGCAGGAACGCGCCGTTGTATTCGCGGACTTCCTCGGCGGTTTTCAGCTTGACGAAGAATTCGGCGACTTCGGTCTTGATCCCGCCGTTGCCGCCGATGTACATCTCCCAGCCGGAGTCGACGCCGATAATGCCTACGTCCTTGATCCCCGCTTCCGAGCAGTTGCGTGGGCATCCGGAGACGGCCAGCTTCACTTTGTGCGGCGACCACATGTTGAACAGGTCATGTTCCAGCTCGATGCCCAACTGTGTCGAATTCTGCGTGCCGAAGCGGCAGAATTCGCTGCCGACGCAGGTTTTCACGGTGCGGATGGATTTGCCGTAGGCATGGCCGGACGGCATGTCGAGGTCCTTCCAGACACCGGGCAAGTCCTGCTTCTTGATCCCCAGCAGGTCGATACGCTGACCGCCGGTGACCTTGACCATGGGCACGTTGTACTTGTCGGCCACGTCGGCAATCCGCCGCAGTTCCGACGGGTTGGTCACGCCACCCCACATCCTTGGAACCACCGAATAGGTGCCGTCCTTCTGAATGTTGGCGTGGGCGCGCTCGTTGATCAGGCGCGATTGCGGATCGTCCTTGGCTTCGCCGGGCCAGGTGGAAATCAGGTAATAGTTCAGCGCCGGGCGGCACGTCGCACAGCCGTTGGGGGTGCGCCAGTTGAGGTAGCTCATGGTGCCGGCGATGGTCAGCAGGTGCTGTTCGCGAATGGCCTGGCGAATCTGCCCGTGGTTGAGGTCGCTGCAACCGCAGATGGCTTTTTCGCTCTTCGGTTTGACGTCCGCCGCGCCGCCGACGGTGTTGATCAGAATCTGCTCGACCAAACCAGCGCAGGAACCACAGGAACTCGCGGCTTTGGTGTGTTTTTTCACCTCATCGACACTGAACAGGCCGTGTTCCTGAATCGCCTTGACGATGGTGCCTTTGCACACGCCGTTGCAGCCGCAGACTTCGGCGGTGTCGGCCATGACCATGGCTTTGTCCTGGCCCTGATGTCCTACGTCTCCGAGGGCGTTTTCGCCGAACATCAGGTGATCGCGGATCTCGCCAATGGCGTGATTCTCACGAATCTGGCGGAAATACCAACCGCCATCTGCCGTATCGCCGTACAGACAAGCGCCGACCAGCACGTCATCCTTGATCACCAGTTTCTTGTATACGCCGCCGATCGGGTCGGAGAGGGTGATGGTTTCGGTGCCTTCGCCGCCCATGAAGTCGCCGGCGGAAAACAGGTCGATGCCGGTGACTTTCAATTTGGTCGAGGTCACCGAGCCCTGGTAGCGGGCGAAACCCAATTGTGCGAGGTGGTTGGCGCAGACTTTGGCCTGTTCGAACAGCGGTGCTACCAGGCCATAGGCAATGCCGCGATGGCTGGCGCACTCGCCGATGGCATAAATGCGCGGATCGTAGGTTTGCAGGGTGTCGTTGACCAGAATCCCGCGGTTGCACGGGATGCCGGCCTGTTCCGCCAGTTCGGTATTAGGGCGAATGCCGGCGGCCATGACCACCAGATCAGCAGGGATGATGTCGCCGTTCTTGAATTGCACCGAGCCGACCCGGCCATTGCCGGCATCGTGCAGGGCCTGGGTCTGCTCGCACAGGCGAAAGTGCAGGCCACGGGATTCGAGGGCGCTTTGCAGCAGTTGGCCGCTGGTCTTGTCCAGTTGCCGCTCCAGCAGCCATTCGCCGAGGTGCACCACGGTGACGTGCATGCCGCGCAGCATCAGGCCGTTGGCGGCTTCGAGGCCGAGCAGGCCGCCGCCGATGACCACCGCGTGTTTGTGGGTTTTCGCGGTGTCGATCATCGCCTGGGTGTCGGCGATGTCGCGGTAGCCGATCACACCCTGCAAGGTATTGCCAGGGATCGGCAGGATAAATGGCGTCGAACCGGTGGCGATCAACAGGCGGTCGTATTCGGCCTCGGTGCCGTCTTCGGCGATCACCCGACGTTTGACCCGGTCGATCTGCACCACCTTGCGGTTGAGCAACAACTTGATGTTGTTTTCCAGGTACCAGTCGAGGTCGTTGAGCACGATCTCTTCGAAGGTCTGCTCGCCGGCCAGCACCGGTGACAGCAGAATGCGGTTGTAGTTGGTGTGCGGTTCGGCGCCGAAGACCGTGATGTCGTACAGCTCGTTGCTCAGTTTGAGCAGTTCTTCCAGGGTGCGAACCCCGGCCATGCCATTGCCGATCATCACCAGTTTGAGTTTTTTCATCAGGTTCTCCGGGGGAGCTGCGGCTGGCCTCTTGTGGGCAGTCAGGCCTTGCTCGACAAATTTTGCGCAAACAAAAAAAGGCGTCCCGCTAGTTGCCTAGCGAGGACGCCTTTGTCCTGGTCCCGTTCTCTCGGGAAACCCGGCCTTCGTCGTTGAAGGTTGGGTTTTATGTATGGTGAAACGAGTAATGCAGCGGTTGTGCCAAGTGCCGGGAGGACTGTAATTGCTGGGACATTGGCTCGATTGGGGATGTCTCGCTGCACTTTTTGGAGGCGTGTTGCGCTTTTTTGGAGCGCAGGATCAAAAGATCGCAGCCTTCGGCAGCTCCTACAGGTGTACGCAATTCCCTGTAGGAGCTGCCGAAGGCTGCGATCTTTCAAGGGTGATGAAACAACAACACCAGCAGCACCAGATTCCCCAGCAGGGCCAGCAACGCCATCGTCCGCCAGACCTTCAGCGGCTCTCGCTCCAATAAAGGTCTGGGTCGCACGCTCAAGCTGCGCCGCTCACCCTGTTCCAGCAGCAATAACCATTCTTCAGCCGTTTCAAATCGCTGGTGCGGGTCCGCAGCAACACCGCGCTCAAGACTCTGCGCGACCCACTCCGGCAAGTCCGGACGGTAGCGACTGGCACTCACCGGCACGCCGAATCGCGGTCGTTGAAAGGCTTCGATCTCGCCGTAGGGAAAGTGCCCCGTCAGCAGGAAATACAGGCTCACGCCGACGGCGTACAAATCCTGTTGCGCACTGGGTGGCTCGCCGCGAAAGGCTTCCGGGGCGATGAAACTCGGTGTTCCCGGCAGCGTTGACGGTGTGTCTTGTGACAGTCCCGGGCAGTACGCCAGACCGAAATCCAGCAACCGCAACTCACCGTCGTCGCCCAGGTGCAGATTTTCCGGCTTGATGTCGCGGTGCAGAATCTGTCGCCGATGCAGCAATCCCACCGCGCGCAATAGCCGCTCGGCGATCTCCTGCCATTGCGCCACGGGCAAGGGGCCGTTCTGTTGAAACAACTGCGCCAGCGTCGTTCCGCAATATTCACGCATCACGTAGTACAAATGCTGACGCTGGTTGCCGGCATGGACTTCAGGAAAGTGCCGTCCGGCGACGCGTTTGAGGAACCATTCTTCCGACAGCAAGGCCTGCCCGGTCTGGGGATCATCGGCCAGACGCGCCGGCAGGGTTTTCAACAGCCAGCTCCGGCCTTGCCCATCCAAGACCCGATACAGCAGCGATTGCTGGCTCTGGCCGACGACGCCTTGCACCTGCCAGCCTTCGAACATCTGCCCGGTTTTCAGCGGCGGCGGCAGCGGCCATTGCTGTAAATGTATCAGCGCATCGCCGAGGCTCGCCTCACCGACGGCATCGACCCGCACCAGCAACGCGCTGGCGTTGTCCTGACTGCCGGCCAGGTGAGCGGCGTTGACCAGCGTGTGTGCCGCGCTGTGGAGATCCGGCTGATCACGCAGAATCGCGGCAATCGCGGTATCACCCAATGTCGACCACACGCCATCGCTGAGCAGCACGAAACACTCGCCTGCGCGCAATTCACCGTCGAGGAAATCCAGCACCAGATGCTGATCCAGCCCCAGCGCGCGTTTAAGCACGTGCTGCATACCCGGTTGATCCCAGACGTGATCTTTGCTGACCCGCTGCAGACTGTCGGCGTGCCAGCGATAAACCCGGCAATCGCCTACATGAGCCAGGGTAAAGCGCCGACCGCGCATGACCAAGGCACTGACCGTGGTGAGCAGCGGTTGCCCACCACCGTTGGCCTGCAACCAGCGGTTCTGGGCGAGCAGCAGGCGATCCAGGGCCTGGGCCGCGCTCCAGGTTTCCGGCGTGGCGTAGTAGTCGAGGGCCAAAGCCTGCAAGGTCGAACGCGCAGCGAGCCCGCCATCGGCACATTGGCTGACACCGTCGGCAATGGCGAACAGATAACCCTTGCTCGCCGCCAGTGCCGGAGCCGGTGTGACCAGGCGCAGGGCGTCCTGATTCTCCTCGCGAGGGCCGGTGGCGCTGGCTTCGGCGAAACTCAGTTGCAAAGCCATCGGCGTTTCAGACCCGTGCCGCGGTCACGGCTGCCGAACCCCAAGTGGTTCTCCAGCGACGTTTGACGCCGTGCAGGCCGAACCACGCCAATACGCCAAGGCTGGCGAACAACCACAACGCCAGTTGATAGCTGCCGGTGCTTTGCTTGATCGCGCCCATACCGGCGGCCAGGGCAAAGCCGCCGATGCCGCCGGCCATGCCGATCAGCCCGGTCATCACCCCGATCTCAAGGCGAAAACGTTGCGGCACCAACTGGAACACCGCACCGTTGCCAGCGCCAAGACCGAGCATGGTGCAGACAAAAAGCGCCAGCGCCGCGTAGGAACTTGGCAGGTTGAAACCGACAGCCGCAATGCAGATCGCCGCCACGGTGTACATCGCCAGCAAGGTGCGGATGCCGCCGAAGCGATCCGCCAGTGCGCCACCCAGCGGGCGCATCAGGCTGCCGCCGAACACGCAGGCGGCGGTGTAGTAACCGGCGGTGACCGGGCTCAGGCCGTATTGGTCATTGAAATAGCCGGGCAGGGCGCTGGCCAGGCCGATGAAGCCGCCGAAGGTGACGCTGTAGAAAAACATGAACCACCAACTGTCGCGGTCACCGAGTGCCTTGAAATAGTCGGCCATGGCTTTGGCTTTCGGCCGCTGCGGGGCGTTTTTTGCCAGCCAGGCGAACAGCACCAGGGTCAGCAGCAATGGAATCAGCGCGAAGCCGAATACGTTGCTCCAGCCGAATGACGCGGCCAGCACCGGAGCGATCAACGCGGCAAACACGGTGCCGGAGTTACCGGCGCCGGCGATGCCCATGGCCTTGCCCTGATGTTGCGGCGGATACCATTGCGAGGCCAGCGGCAGCGCGACGGCGAACGAGGCGCCGGCCATGCCGAGGAACAACCCGAGCACCAGCGCCTGTTCATAACTGTGGATGCCGAGTTTCCAGGCGCCGAACAGTGCGCAGATCACGATCACCTGGCCGATCAGTCCGGCGGTTTTCGGTGACAGGCGATCAGCCAGCATGCCCATCACAAAGCGCAACACCGCTCCGGCCAGAATCGGCGTTGCCACGACCAGGCCGCGTTGTTGCGTGGTCAGGTGCAGGTCGGCGGCGATCTGCACCGCCAGCGGGCCGAGCAGGTACCAGACCATGAAACTCAGGTCGAAATACAGAAAGGCTGCGAACAGGGTCGGGGTATGGCCGGATTTCCAGAAGCTTGAATTCATCGCGCACCTCAGCTGAAAAGAGTCTCTATAGGAGTCACAGCAGGTGGAGCGCCGCCACGGCCGCACCACCGGCCCCGGGCTGTGGGGCCAAAACGCAAAAAACGCCGCTACCTGTTTCGCCATGAGGGGCGAACGGGTGAGCGACGTCTTTGTCGTGGGTGGGGCAACCGCCGTTGGTTACCTGTACTGAATGCCTAGCCAGATTTGTGCCAAGGATCAAAAGATCGCAGCCTCGTTGCACTCGACAGCTCCTACAGGAATACGCATGTCCGTGTAGGAGCTGCCGAAGGCTGCGATCTTTTGATCTTTAATCAGCCGAGCAACTCACTCATGGCAATGATCTGCTCCGCCACCTGAATCAGTTTCTGCTGGCGGCTCATGGCCTGGCGGCGCATCAGGGTGTAGGCCTCTTCCTCGTTGCAGTCCTTCATCTTCATCAGCAGCCCTTTGGCCAGTTCGATGCGCTTGCGCTCGGCCAGTTGCTGGTCGCGGGCGTGCAGTTGCGCGCGCAGGGCCTGATCGCTTTCGAAGCGGGCCATCGCCACATCCAGAATCGGCTGCAAGCGCTGGGCGTGAATGCCTTCGACGATGTAGGCGCTGACCCCGGACTTGATCGCCTGACGCATCACCCCGGGGTCATGTTCGTCGGTGAACATCACGATTGGCCGGGGCTGGTCGCGGCTGACCAGCACCACTTGCTCCATCACATCACGGCTCGGTGACTCGGTATCGATCAGGATCACGTCCGGGCGCACCGTTTCGACGCGTGCCGGCAGGTCGATGGTCAGGCCGGACTCATCGATGACCTCGAAACCGGCCTCGGTCAGCGCGGCTTTCAGGCGCCCGACTTTTTTCGCGGTGTCGTTGATCAGCAGAATGCGCAACATGGTGTCGGTCTCCTGTCAGCGGCGGGCGAGAAGGGCAGCGGCGTCGCTCAGGGCGTGCAGCTTGAAACTGCGGGCGTAACCGGCCGGATCGCTGCCGTCCCAGACTTTGCCGTCGAGCAACTGACTGCTGCGCATTTCCTTGCCCCAGGCGGCGACGCCCACGGCGGTGGCGGCTTCGCGGTAAATCTCCAGCTGTTGAACCTGGCGGGCGACGCCGAGGTAGTCGGGGTCTTCACGCAGCAAGCCCCAGCGGCGGAACTGGGTCATGAACCACATGCCGTCGGACAGATACGGCAGATTGACCTCGCCGTTGCCATGAAAGCGCAAGGCGTGCGGGTCCTGCCAGCGATTGCCGAGGCCGTCGGCGTAGTCACCGAGAAACCGCGGCTCGATGCAGGACAGCGGGGCGTCGAGATATTCCGGGGCGCTCAGCAGTTGCGCGGTGCTGCGGCGGTTTTCCGGGCTTTGCTCAATGAAGCGGCTGGCCTCCAGGATCGCCATCACCAGCGCCCGGGCGGTGTTGGGGTATTGCTCGACGAACGCGCGGGTGCAGCCGAGGACTTTTTCCGGGTGATCGGGCCAGATGGTCTGGCTGGTGGCGAGGGTGAACCCCAGATCCTGCTGCACGGCGCTGGCAGCCCACGGCTCACCGACGCAGAACCCATCGATGCGCCCGGCTTGCAGGTGCGCGACCATTTGCGGCGGCGGCACCACCACACTGTCGACATCCTGCAACGGATGAATGCCCTGACTCGCCAGCCAGTAATAAAGCCACATTGCATGGGTGCCGGTGGGGAAGGTCTGGGCGAAGGTCAGTTTTGCGCGGGTTTGGTGCGCGTGCCGATCCAGCGCCTCAGGACTGGTCACGCCCAGTTGCTGCAAGCCGCGGGACAGGTTGAGGCTCTGGCCGTTCTGGTTCAGCCCCATCAGCACCGCCATGTCGCACGGGGCGACGCCGCCGATGCCCAGATGCACCGCGTAAATCAGCCCGTACAGGCTGTGGGCGACATCCAGTTCGCCACTGACCAGTTTGTCGCGCAACGTGGCCCATGAGGCCTGACGCTTGAGGTTGATCGTCAGGCCGTAAGGTTGGGCAAAGCCCTGCGTTGCGGCCACGACCACCGAGGCGCAATCGCTCAGGGCCATGAAGCCGAGGTTGATCACGCTTTTTTCCGGGGCGTCACTGCCGTTGACCCAGGCCAGCGGCCCGACGGGCGAATCACTCATATAAAGCCACCTTCAAAAAAAACGTCGTCCCCGGCTTTGCCCAAGCAAAACCCGAGGACGACGCCATTGTCCGTGCCCGCACGCCGCCATTGGCCTGTGGGCTGATAACCCGCAAGGTGCAAGGCATATGCCAGTCGGGCTGATTTGCCTGTACGCCTCGCGCCAGGGAGCGTTGCCCGGCTATAATCGCCGCCTCTTTTCGCCGCCCGAGTCATCGCCGCCCATGTACACCCTGGCCCGTCAGCTGTTGTTCAAACTTTCCCCGGAAACCTCCCATGATCTGTCGCTGGATCTGATCGGCGCGGGTGGGCGTTTGGGCCTCAACGGCTTGCTGTGCAAGAAGCCGGCGAACGTGCCGGTGACGGTCATGGGCCTGGATTTCCCGAACCCGGTGGGTCTGGCGGCCGGTCTGGACAAGAACGGCGCGGCCATCGATGGCTTCTCGCAACTGGGGTTCGGTTTTGTCGAAATCGGCACCGTGACTCCGCGTCCGCAGCCGGGCAATCCGAAACCACGGATCTTCCGCCTGCCGGAAGCCGAGGCGATCATCAACCGCATGGGCTTCAACAACCTCGGTGTCGATAACCTGCTGGCGCGGGTCGCCGCAGCCAAATACAAAGGCGTGCTGGGGATCAACATCGGCAAGAACTTCGACACCCCGGTCGAGCGCGCTGTCGACGACTACCTGATCTGCCTGGACAAGGTGTATGCCCACGCCAGTTACATCACTGTCAACGTCAGCTCGCCGAACACCCCGGGCCTGCGCAGCCTGCAGTTCGGTGACTCGCTCAAGCAGTTGCTGGCGGACCTGGCCACGCGCCGCGCCGAACTGGCCTTGCGTCACGGCAAACACGTGCCGCTGGCGATCAAGATCGCCCCGGACATGACCGACGAAGAAACCGCGCAGGTCGCGCAGGCGTTGATCGAAACCGGGATGGATGCAGTGATCGCCACCAACACCACCCTGAGCCGCGTCGGCGTCGAAGGCATGGAGCATGGTGACGAGGCGGGTGGTTTGTCGGGTGCCCCGGTGCGGGAGAAGAGCACCCACACCGTGAAAGTGCTGGCCGGTGAATTGGCCGGACGGTTGCCGATCATTGCGGCTGGCGGTATTACCGAAGGCAAGCATGCGGCGGAGAAGATTCTCGCCGGTGCGAGCCTGGTGCAGATCTATTCGGGCTTCATCTATAAAGGCCCGGCGCTGATTCGTGAGTCGGTAGACGCGATCGCCGCCCTGCGCAAATAACCCAGGCTGACCCGGTCAATGTAGGAGCTGCCGGAGGCTGCGATCTTTTGATGTTGTTTTTTAATATCAAAAGCAAAAGATCGCAGCCTCCGGCAGCTCCTACATGAGATGTGTGTCATTCAGGCATAAAAAAGGGCTCCTCGAAGGAGCCCCTGGGCCGCAGCCCGCCGTCCGGGAAGGACGTGCATGGTAAGTCGCTAAAAATTCAGATTGTCGTGTCGCAATAAGTGCCCTGTGTCAGCCGACGGCGTGAAGTTCGTTGAGTCTGTGGATCCCCGCAGTGCCGGTCATACCGTCCCAGTTGTCGCCGCGTCCTTCTCGCCAGCCGTTGATCCAGGCTTGACGTACCGACGGTAGAGTAAATGGGCAAAGCTCGCGGGATTTGCCACCAACGCCATATTGATATCCGCGCAAAAATGCTCTTTCCAACGGATCACGCTTAAGTCTTCTCATAGGGTGTTTCCCTCACTTGTTGACTGTTTGTGTCGCGTTGACCTCAACCGAGGTCTGGCAGAAAAACTCTGCCGTGGGGCGGCTCGCTGCCGGCGTGGCGAGCCAAGGTGTTGACGCCGTTGCGACGTCAACCTGTGGTCAGTTCTAACCAATGAGTCACACCGAGGGAATGATCGTTTTGTCATAAGGACGTAACGAAAATAGTGCTAC
Coding sequences within it:
- a CDS encoding quinone-dependent dihydroorotate dehydrogenase, which produces MYTLARQLLFKLSPETSHDLSLDLIGAGGRLGLNGLLCKKPANVPVTVMGLDFPNPVGLAAGLDKNGAAIDGFSQLGFGFVEIGTVTPRPQPGNPKPRIFRLPEAEAIINRMGFNNLGVDNLLARVAAAKYKGVLGINIGKNFDTPVERAVDDYLICLDKVYAHASYITVNVSSPNTPGLRSLQFGDSLKQLLADLATRRAELALRHGKHVPLAIKIAPDMTDEETAQVAQALIETGMDAVIATNTTLSRVGVEGMEHGDEAGGLSGAPVREKSTHTVKVLAGELAGRLPIIAAGGITEGKHAAEKILAGASLVQIYSGFIYKGPALIRESVDAIAALRK
- the rmf gene encoding ribosome modulation factor; this encodes MRRLKRDPLERAFLRGYQYGVGGKSRELCPFTLPSVRQAWINGWREGRGDNWDGMTGTAGIHRLNELHAVG